In one Rattus rattus isolate New Zealand chromosome 16, Rrattus_CSIRO_v1, whole genome shotgun sequence genomic region, the following are encoded:
- the Tnrc18 gene encoding trinucleotide repeat-containing gene 18 protein isoform X7, with protein sequence MDGRDFGPQRSVHGPPPPLLSGLAMDSHRVGAATAGRLPSSGLPGPPPPGKYMAGLNLHPHPGFSHLPSGLYPSYLHLNHLEPPSSGSPLLSQLGQPSIFDTQKDGFYLPAPGTLHAHTPSSRTPSGHSSGGTAKGSSREGTGKDRSGRGGDPPPLFGKKDPRAREEVSGPRGVVDLTQEVRAEGRQDRGSSRLAERLSPFLAEAKAKGALQPSALSLCNGVVDAGLVAELSRGGAKEVARQEENARLLRRAEALLPAARPCGSPLPPPPPPLPPKGPPAPPSSTPAGVYTVFREPGREHRVVAPTFVPSVEAFDERVGPIQIASQARDVRAREREPGRPGVLQGPPGSPRLERPEVLREKSSVIRSLKRPPPSDGPPAARSSRSSPDARAYLPPKELLKPEADPRPCERAPRGPSSSAAQQAAKLFGLEPSRPPGPEHKWKPFELGNFATTQMAVLAAQHHHASRAEEEAAVATASKKAYLDPGGAMPRASATCGRPGADLHSASAHGPGEASAMQSLIKYSGSFAREAVAVRPGGCGKKSPFGGLGTMKPEPIPTSAGPPRAQARLTHPGVPTAGGGRQLKRDPERPESAKTFGREGSGAQGEAEVRHPPVGIAVAVARQKDSGSSSRLGPGLVDQERSLSLNNVKGHGRTEDDCDRARHREDRLLGTRLDRDQEKLLRESKELADLARLHPTSCAPNGLNPNLMVTGGPTLAGSGRWSADPAAHLATHPWLPRSGSTSMWLAGHPYGLGPPSLHQGMAPAFPPGLGGSLPSAYQFVRDPQSGQLVVIPSDHLPHFAELMERAAVPPLWPALYPPGRSPLHHAQQLQLFSQQHFLRQQELLYLQQQAAQALELQRSAQLVERLKAQEHRTEMEEKISKRGLETTGKAGLSATGPGLLPQKSAGLATGPTGTHGKAMSPPPSPRASPVTSLKAKVIQKVEDVSKPPAYTYPATPSSHPSSPPPASPPPTPGLTRKEEAPENVVEKKDLELEKEAPSPFQALFTDIPPRYPFQALPPHYGRPYPFLLQPTAAADADGLAPDVPLPADGPERLALSPEDKPICLSPSKIPEPPRDSPEEEPLADREVKAEIEDIEEGPTELPRLESPLALPVPETMVAVSPAGGCGGSPLEAQALSTAGPGCREPSEVSDFAQVAEPQIELPSRTEPHVAALELGTQLTPEPLVEAKEEPVEVPLDVPMEEPVAEAGPEDSLPQPPLTEPPPSLELSDCDLPVPEGQCLNLEAQEAAPAPASTYLEETHPESLLPGLDDPLAGMNALAAAAELPQARPLPSLGTGVPVGEKLDTAPSLVLEHSFLQGITLLSEIAELELDRRGQEVPGPEPNLVVRPSLESLLAASSHMLKEVLESPLSDSLKNLRLPRELNSNKKYSWMQKKEERMFAMKSSLEDMDALELDFRMRLAEVQRRYKEKQRELVKLQRRRDSGDRHEDAHRSLTRRGPGRPRKRTHTPSALSPPCKRGKSHSGSGKLSSKSLLTSDDYDLGAGIRKRHKGPEEEQEALVSMGKARSRNQSWDDHESSSDFMSQLKIKKKKMSSDQEQLASKLDRALSLTKQDKLKSPFKFSDSPGGKWKTSGGCGRFLTQCDSLLGKDRKALAKGLGLSLKPSREGKHKRASKARKMEGGFKARGQPKSVHSPFASEVSSHSYNTDSDEEEDLLKNEWSAQGPSSSKLTSSLLCGMVAKSSKPATGPKLTKRGPSGPRTLKPKVATSRKQSFCLLLREAEAHSSFSDSSAEDSFDQGY encoded by the exons gCTTCTCCCACCTGCCCAGTGGGCTGTATCCTTCCTACCTCCACTTGAACCACCTGGAGCCCCCCAGCAGCGGGAGCCCCCTCCTCAGCCAGCTAGGTCAGCCCAGCATCTTCGATACCCAGAAAG ATGGCTTCTACCTGCCTGCACCGGGGACCCTGCATGCTCACACGCCCTCCTCCAGAACTCCCAGTGGCCACTCCTCAGGCGGTACAGCCAAAGGCTCCTCCCGGGAAGGTACAGGGAAGGATCGCTCGGGCCGCGGTGGAGACCCTCCTCCGTTGTTTGGCAAGAAAGACCCTCGGGCACGCGAGGAGGTGTCTGGGCCCCGTGGTGTGGTGGACTTGACCCAGGAGGTCCGAGCTGAGGGCCGCCAGGACCGAGGATCTTCACGCCTGGCTGAGCGCTTGTCTCCCTTTTTGGCAGAGGCCAAAGCCAAGGGTGCGCTGCAGCCATCCGCCTTGAGCCTGTGCAACGGTGTGGTGGACGCGGGGCTGGTGGCCGAGTTGAGCCGCGGAGGTGCCAAGGAGGTAGCCAGGCAGGAGGAGAATGCTCGGCTGCTGCGGCGGGCTGAGGCCCTGCTGCCCGCTGCAAGGCCCTGTGGGTCCCCActaccgccgccgccgccaccactgCCCCCCAAGGGTCCCCCTGCACCCCCTTCTTCGACACCAGCCGGTGTCTACACCGTGTTCCGTGAACCAGGCCGTGAGCACCGCGTGGTGGCACCCACCTTTGTGCCTTCTGTGGAGGCCTTTGATGAGCGTGTGGGACCCATCCAGATAGCATCCCAGGCTCGCGATGTCCGGGCCAGGGAGCGTGAGCCGGGCCGTCCTGGGGTCCTGCAAGGTCCACCTGGATCTCCACGACTGGAGCGACCAGAGGTCCTGCGGGAGAAAAGTTCGGTCATCCGCTCCCTCAAGCGTCCACCTCCATCGGACGGACCTCCAGCAGCCCGCTCCTCCCGGTCCTCCCCGGATGCCCGAGCCTACCTGCCCCCCAAGGAACTACTCAAGCCCGAGGCTGATCCGAGGCCTTGCGAGCGTGCACCCCGAGGCCCGAGCTCTTCTGCTGCCCAGCAGGCTGCTAAGCTCTTTGGCCTGGAGCCATCCCGACCACCGGGACCGGAGCACAAGTGGAAACCCTTTGAGCTGGGCAACTTTGCCACCACGCAGATGGCTGTCCTGGCAGCCCAGCACCACCACGCCAGCAGAGCTGAAGAGGAAGCAGCTGTTGCCACAGCCTCCAAAAAGGCCTACCTGGACCCCGGGGGTGCCATGCCCCGTGCCTCGGCCACCTGCGGAAGGCCCGGTGCTGACCTCCACTCCGCCTCAGCCCACGGACCCGGAGAGGCCTCTGCTATGCAGAGCCTCATCAAATACAGTGGTAGCTTTGCCCGGGAGGCGGTGGCAGTGCGCCCCGGCGGCTGTGGGAAGAAGAGCCCCTTTGGAGGCCTGGGCACCATGAAACCTGAACCTATACCCACATCTGCGGGTCCCCCTAGAGCCCAGGCCCGACTCACGCACCCCGGGGTCCCTACAGCCGGAGGGGGCCGGCAGTTGAAACGGGACCCAGAGAGACCCGAGAGTGCCAAGACCTTTGGGCGAGAGGGCTCTGGTGCCCAGGGGGAAGCCGAAGTCAGACATCCGCCTGTTGGCATTGCAGTGGCTGTGGCCCGGCAGAAGGACAGCGGGAGCAGTAGCCGGCTAGGGCCTGGGCTGGTAGACCAGGAACGTTCTTTGTCACTGAACAATGTCAAAG GGCACGGACGGACTGAGGATGACTGTGATCGAGCCAGGCACCGGGAGGATCGGCTGCTAGGGACACGGCTGGACCGGGACCAGGAGAAGTTGCTccg AGAAAGTAAGGAGCTGGCCGATCTGGCCCGTCTACACCCTACCAGCTGTGCTCCTAATGGTCTGAACCCCAACCTCATGGTGACTGGTGGCCCGACGCTGGCAGGCTCAGGACGCTGGTCTGCTGATCCTGCGGCTCACTTAGCCACACACCCCTGGCTGCCTCGGTCTGGTAGCACTTCTATGTGGCTTGCCGGCCACCCTTACG GCCTGGGACCCCCGTCTCTGCACCAGGGCATGGCCCCTGCATTCCCACCTGGTTTAGGGGGTTCCTTACCATCAGCTTACCAGTTCGTCAGGGACCCCCAGTCTGGCCAGCTGGTGGTTATCCCTAGTGATCACCTGCCTCATTTTG CTGAGCTGATGGAGCGTGCGGCAGTACCTCCCCTCTGGCCAGCCCTGTACCCGCCGGGCCGCAGCCCCCTGCACCACGCCCAGCAGCTGCAGCTCTTCTCTCAGCAGCACTTTTTACGGCAGCAAGAGCTGCTGTACCTGCAACAGCAGGCAGCCCAGGCCCTGGAGCTGCAGCGCAGTGCACAGCTGGTG GAACGGTTGAAAGCACAAGAGCATCGGACCGAGATGGAGGAGAAGATAAGTAAGAGGGGCCTGGAGACCACAGGCAAGGCCGGCCTGAGTGCTACAGGCCCTGGGCTACTGCCCCAAAAGTCTGCCGGCCTGGCTACCGGCCCGACAGGCACCCACGGCAAGGCCATGagcccacccccatctccccGAGCCTCCCCCGTGACCTCTCTGAAGGCCAAGGTCATCCAGAAGGTGGAGGATGTGTCTAAGCCTCCAGCCTACACCTACCCCGCCACACCTAGCTCGCACCCCAGCAGCCCTccacctgcctccccacctcctacccctgGACTCACCCGCAAGGAAGAGGCTCCTGAGAACGTGGTGGAGAAGAAAGATCTGGAGTTGGAGAAGGAGGCACCCAGCCCGTTCCAGGCCCTGTTCACAG ATATCCCCCCCAGGTATCCATTCCAAGCCCTGCCACCACACTATGGAAGACCCTACCCCTTCCTGCTACAGCCTACTGCAGCCGCTGATGCTGATGGCCTTGCCCCAGATGTGCCACTCCCGGCCGATGGGCCTGAGCGCCTGGCACTGTCTCCTGAAGACAAGCCCATCTGCCTGTCACCCTCTAAGATCCCAGAGCCACCTCGGGATAGCCCAGAGGAGGAGCCGCTGGCCGACCGGGAGGTGAAGGCTGAAATCGAGGATATCGAAGAGGGCCCCACAGAGCTCCCTCGCCTTGAGTCACCACTGGCCCTGCCCGTCCCAGAGACCATGGTGGCTGTGAGCCCTGCAGGTGGCTGTGGAGGTAGCCCTCTGGAGGCCCAGGCGTTGAGCACAGCAGGTCCGGGCTGCCGGGAGCCCTCGGAAGTGTCAGACTTTGCACAGGTTGCTGAACCGCAGATAGAACTACCGAGTAGGACAGAGCCCCACgtggctgccctggagctggggacacagCTGACACCTGAGCCGCTGGTGGAGGCTAAGGAAGAACCAGTGGAGGTGCCCCTGGACGTGCCAATGGAGGAGCCCGTGGCAGAGGCAGGGCCTGAGGACAGTCTGCCCCAGCCACCCCTGACTGAGCCTCCGCCCAGCCTTGAGCTCTCAGACTGTGATTTGCCTGTCCCAGAGGGCCAGTGTCTCAACCTGGAGGCCCAGGAGGCTGCACCTGCTCCTGCCAGTACCTATCTGGAAGAGACCCACCCCGAATCACTCCTGCCTGGCCTGGATGACCCACTGGCCGGCATGAATGCACTGGCAGCTGCAGCCGAGCTGCCCCAGGCCAGGCCTCTGCCCTCCCTGGGCACTGGAGTCCCAGTGGGGGAGAAGCTGGACACAGCCCCCAGCTTAGTCCTGGAACACAGCTTCCTGCAGGGCATCACCCTCCTGAGCGAGATAGCCGAACTGGAGCTGGACCGGAGGGGCCAGGAGGTTCCAG gtcCAGAGCCAAACCTAGTGGTGAGACCCTCCCTGGAAAGCCTGCTGGCGGCCAGCAGCCACATGCTGAAGGAGGTGCTGGAGAGCCCCTTGTCAGACTCCCTCAAGAACCTGAGGCTTCCACGGGAACTGAACTCCAACAAGAAGTACAGCTGGATGCAGAAGAAAGAGGAGCGG ATGTTTGCTATGAAGTCTTCCTTGGAGGACATGGATGCGCTGGAGCTGGACTTCCGGATGAGACTGGCAGAGGTCCAGCGACGGTACAAAGAGAAACAGCGGGAACTGGTCAAGCTCCAGAGACGCCGGGACTCGGG GGACAGGCACGAGGATGCCCATAGAAGCCTGACACGCAGAGGCCCTGGCAGGCCGAGGAAACGGACCCACACCCCGAGCGCCCTGTCGCCCCCCTGCAAGAGAGGGAAGAGCCACAGCGGTAGCGGAAA GCTGAGCAGCAAGTCCTTGCTGACATCAGATGACTATGATCTGGGAGCGGGGATAAGGAAGAGACACAAGGGGCctgaggaggagcaagaggcCCTCGTCAGCATGGGGAAAGCTCGAAGCAGGAACCAGAGCTGGGACGATCACGAATCCTCATCTGATTTCATGAGTCAG CTAAAgattaagaagaagaagatgtCCAGTGACCAGGAGCAGTTGGCAAGCAAGCTAGACAGAGCCCTCTCCCTCACAAAGCAAGACAAGCTGAAGTCACCCTTCAAGTTTTCCGACAGCCCCGGGGGGAAGTGGAAAACCAGTGGGGGCTGTGGCAGGTTCTTGACACAGTGTGACAGCCTGCTGGGCAAGGACAGGAAAGCGCTGGCCAAAGGACTCGGCTTGTCCCTGAAACCCTCCAGAGAAGGTAAACACAAAAGAGCTTCCAAAGCCAGGAAGATGGAGGGGGGCTTCAAGGCCAGAGGCCAGCCCAAGTCTGTCCATTCTCCATTTGCCTCGGAAGTAAGCAGTCACTCTTACA